One Mucilaginibacter ginkgonis genomic region harbors:
- the pfkA gene encoding 6-phosphofructokinase, whose amino-acid sequence MAQIKNVGVYTSGGDAPGMNAAIRAVVRSALYYDLNVTGIRRGYEGMITGDMFSMDRKSVANIIQRGGTILKTARSDQFRTPEGRKIAYENLKKNNVDALVAIGGDGTFTGAKIFGKEFGIPILGMPGTIDNDLLGTDFTIGYDTAINTVIDAVDKIRDTAESHDRLFIVEVMGRDSGLIALRSGIAAGAEAVLIPESKTDLNALFHRLEQGRRDKSSKIVIVAEGEEAGGAFEYGHLIKERFPNYDTRVSVLGHIQRGGPPSCMDRVLASRIGVAAVEGLLDGRHGEMVGIVNGEISYTPFENAIKHNVDINPDYLKIVDILSL is encoded by the coding sequence ATGGCTCAAATTAAAAACGTAGGTGTATATACTTCGGGTGGCGATGCCCCGGGGATGAATGCCGCCATCAGGGCGGTTGTGCGGTCGGCTTTATATTACGATTTAAATGTTACAGGTATCCGTCGAGGATATGAGGGGATGATCACCGGCGACATGTTCTCTATGGACCGCAAGTCGGTAGCGAACATTATACAGCGTGGGGGCACAATTTTAAAAACTGCGCGCAGCGACCAATTCCGTACGCCTGAAGGCCGCAAGATCGCTTACGAAAACCTTAAGAAAAACAACGTCGACGCGCTTGTTGCCATCGGTGGCGATGGTACGTTTACAGGTGCTAAAATATTCGGGAAAGAATTTGGCATTCCCATTCTGGGGATGCCCGGTACAATAGATAACGACCTTTTAGGCACCGATTTTACTATCGGTTACGATACTGCTATCAATACAGTTATTGACGCGGTTGACAAGATCCGCGACACGGCAGAATCTCATGATCGTTTGTTTATTGTTGAGGTGATGGGCCGCGACTCAGGCCTCATTGCCTTACGCTCGGGAATCGCTGCAGGTGCCGAAGCGGTATTAATTCCGGAAAGCAAGACAGACCTGAACGCATTATTCCATCGCTTAGAGCAGGGCCGCAGAGATAAGTCATCTAAGATCGTTATTGTTGCTGAGGGCGAAGAAGCCGGCGGCGCGTTTGAGTATGGCCATCTGATAAAAGAGCGCTTTCCTAACTATGATACCCGCGTTTCTGTGTTAGGGCACATTCAGCGTGGCGGGCCGCCTAGTTGTATGGACCGCGTTTTGGCCAGCCGTATAGGCGTGGCCGCTGTAGAAGGCTTACTGGATGGCCGGCACGGCGAGATGGTAGGCATTGTGAACGGCGAGATCTCTTACACACCTTTTGAAAACGCGATTAAACATAACGTAGATATCAACCCCGACTATCTGAAGATAGTGGATATCCTATCGTTGTAA
- a CDS encoding protein-disulfide reductase DsbD family protein: MTKSIKRISFCKHLVILLGVLFFNTGISNAATTTQKPDTAGVVFTDIPTSADSIAAAKKQISKTTEVKAAGATLTKSKEIPKTLWQIFIEGLIGGFLALLMPCIYPMLPLTVSFFTKRGGTRQKALFQSLVYGLSIIVIYVALGLVITLLFGSDGLNSLATNGIFNIFFFLLLVAFGASFLGAFEIQLPTSLANKLDQNSDKGGMAGIFFMAATLAVVSFSCTGPIIGSLLVEAATKGARLGPAVGMLGFSAALAIPFALFALFPSLLSSLPKSGGWLNSVKVVLGFLELAFALKFLSNVDLAYHWNWFDREVFLSLWIAIGLLLTLYLIGKITFPHDSPVDGLSVGRTFLAVITFAFVFYMIPGLWGAPLKVISGFLPPPATQDFYLNSNIGNGTSAVAASSTVKKYEELFKRGKHAGLNEYYDYDQALQASRELHKPVMIDFTGWNCANCRKMENEVWSDKSVQQLLQNDFILLELYVDEKTALPANEQYTSTFSGKKITDIGKKNSDYEASKFNVNSQPYYIIINAKGDVLVPPQGANYSVDNYIKFLDSGKAAFQNNNGSN; the protein is encoded by the coding sequence ATGACGAAATCCATTAAGCGAATATCTTTTTGCAAACACCTGGTTATATTACTGGGTGTTTTGTTTTTCAATACCGGTATATCAAACGCGGCCACCACAACACAAAAGCCGGATACCGCCGGTGTTGTATTTACAGATATTCCAACCTCGGCTGACAGTATTGCTGCCGCTAAAAAACAGATCAGCAAAACCACCGAGGTAAAAGCGGCAGGAGCAACCTTAACTAAAAGCAAAGAGATCCCGAAAACGCTTTGGCAGATATTTATCGAAGGCCTTATCGGCGGTTTCCTGGCTTTGTTAATGCCATGTATCTATCCCATGCTGCCACTTACTGTCAGCTTTTTTACCAAGCGAGGCGGCACCAGGCAAAAGGCCTTATTTCAATCGCTTGTTTACGGTTTGTCTATAATTGTAATTTACGTAGCGCTAGGGTTAGTCATAACATTATTATTCGGGTCAGACGGGTTGAATTCGCTGGCTACCAACGGCATATTCAACATCTTTTTCTTTTTGCTTTTGGTTGCGTTTGGGGCATCGTTCCTGGGAGCGTTCGAAATACAATTACCAACGTCGCTCGCTAATAAATTAGACCAGAACTCTGATAAAGGCGGCATGGCCGGAATATTTTTCATGGCAGCAACGCTGGCTGTAGTATCATTCTCTTGTACAGGGCCTATCATAGGCAGTTTACTGGTCGAGGCAGCTACCAAAGGCGCGCGCCTGGGCCCTGCCGTAGGTATGCTTGGATTTTCGGCAGCATTGGCCATTCCGTTTGCACTGTTTGCATTATTTCCATCATTGCTTAGCTCCCTCCCAAAATCGGGCGGATGGCTTAATAGCGTTAAGGTGGTTTTGGGCTTTTTGGAGCTGGCATTCGCTTTAAAGTTTTTATCAAATGTAGATCTGGCTTACCACTGGAACTGGTTCGACCGCGAGGTATTCCTTTCCCTTTGGATAGCCATAGGGTTGCTGCTTACGCTTTACCTGATCGGCAAAATAACATTCCCGCATGACAGCCCGGTGGATGGTTTATCTGTTGGCCGCACATTTTTAGCGGTGATCACTTTTGCGTTTGTATTTTATATGATCCCGGGGTTATGGGGCGCTCCTTTAAAAGTAATAAGCGGATTTTTGCCGCCTCCTGCCACCCAGGATTTTTATTTAAATAGCAACATAGGAAACGGTACATCCGCGGTAGCAGCTTCATCGACAGTAAAAAAATATGAAGAGTTGTTTAAACGTGGCAAGCACGCGGGCTTGAATGAATATTATGATTATGATCAGGCGTTACAAGCTTCGCGCGAATTGCATAAACCTGTAATGATAGACTTTACAGGCTGGAATTGTGCCAACTGCCGTAAAATGGAAAATGAGGTTTGGAGCGATAAGTCGGTTCAACAACTTTTGCAAAACGATTTCATTTTACTGGAACTTTATGTGGACGAAAAAACAGCGCTACCTGCAAATGAGCAATACACATCTACGTTCAGCGGTAAGAAGATCACAGACATAGGAAAGAAAAACAGCGATTACGAAGCTTCGAAATTTAATGTAAATTCGCAGCCGTATTACATTATTATCAACGCCAAAGGCGATGTGCTTGTACCACCACAGGGTGCAAATTATAGCGTAGATAATTACATCAAATTTTTAGACAGCGGCAAAGCTGCTTTCCAAAATAACAATGGCTCAAATTAA
- a CDS encoding metallophosphoesterase, whose amino-acid sequence MRRFLQRLLTKPVIRLSNKLSSRPKKQLVFKALTRLYKGIITATDKKGKIIPFDPQKDKFIILSDQHKGARDFADDFALAEKNYLAALEYYYKQGFYYINLGDSEELWENLLLTVLKHNKETFEAEKKFLTKNAFTKIFGNHDLYWDNDPLAPVTLKNVYGEDVKINEGLVLRTQLKDRPLDIFMTHGHQGDLQSDGNWFSKWFVSNIWGPVQAYLRINPNTPANNDDLKTTHNVLMYEWSGKQDDTLLITGHTHQPVFASLTHIESLYLQRDKAKAANDETKLKSLDEQISRRHLKGDTAINFKGYKPTYFNSGCCCFDDGDITGIEIADGCIRLIKWEYAKGKQSKRKVLDERTLEQISAEINSEISRPAKTQKPL is encoded by the coding sequence ATGCGCCGTTTTTTGCAAAGGCTCCTTACAAAGCCTGTCATCCGCCTTTCAAACAAACTTTCTTCGCGCCCAAAAAAACAACTGGTTTTTAAAGCGCTAACCAGGTTGTACAAAGGCATTATTACTGCTACAGATAAAAAAGGTAAGATCATTCCGTTCGATCCGCAGAAAGACAAATTCATCATCCTGTCTGACCAGCATAAAGGCGCCCGCGATTTTGCAGATGACTTTGCCTTGGCGGAAAAGAATTACCTGGCAGCTTTGGAGTATTATTATAAGCAGGGTTTCTATTATATTAACCTGGGCGACAGCGAAGAGCTTTGGGAAAATTTGTTGCTCACGGTTTTAAAACACAATAAAGAAACCTTTGAGGCTGAGAAGAAGTTTCTGACCAAGAACGCTTTCACTAAGATATTTGGCAACCATGATCTATATTGGGATAACGACCCACTGGCACCTGTCACACTTAAAAATGTTTACGGCGAAGATGTAAAAATAAACGAGGGGCTTGTGCTGCGTACACAACTAAAAGATCGCCCTTTAGATATCTTTATGACCCACGGACACCAGGGCGATCTGCAAAGCGACGGAAATTGGTTTAGCAAATGGTTTGTTTCAAACATTTGGGGGCCGGTACAGGCTTATCTGCGCATTAACCCAAATACACCGGCTAACAACGACGATTTAAAAACCACGCACAATGTGCTGATGTATGAATGGTCAGGAAAGCAAGACGACACTTTACTGATCACCGGCCATACCCATCAACCGGTATTTGCATCACTGACACATATCGAGTCGTTGTACTTGCAGCGCGACAAGGCCAAAGCAGCAAATGACGAAACCAAATTAAAATCGCTTGATGAACAAATTTCCAGGCGACATTTAAAAGGTGATACCGCAATAAACTTTAAAGGGTACAAACCAACTTATTTTAATAGCGGCTGCTGTTGTTTTGACGATGGTGACATTACCGGTATTGAGATCGCTGATGGCTGCATACGGCTGATAAAATGGGAATATGCCAAGGGCAAGCAAAGTAAGCGAAAGGTCCTGGACGAGCGTACGCTTGAACAAATATCGGCAGAAATTAACAGCGAGATTAGCCGTCCAGCAAAAACACAAAAACCTCTTTAG
- a CDS encoding response regulator transcription factor: MNPLNKPLQIALVDDHKLFRTGIAQLIAQIEGFNVIFEASNGQELIDRVKPKTMPDIVLLDINMPGMDGFIGAEWLKKNYPDVKIIVLSMHGDPEKITRMLKLGVNGYLLKDAEPDEFEHALKKVAENDFFFPPFVTKYLMGNYIKADDGIKLSQRELDFLKLTGTELTYREIADKMNVSVRTVDGYRDQLFEKLDVKSRVGLAMYAIKNQYVQL; the protein is encoded by the coding sequence ATGAACCCGCTTAATAAGCCGTTACAAATTGCATTAGTTGACGACCATAAGCTTTTTAGAACAGGCATTGCTCAATTAATTGCGCAAATTGAAGGCTTTAATGTGATCTTTGAAGCATCTAACGGGCAGGAATTGATAGACAGGGTAAAACCCAAGACAATGCCCGATATTGTTTTGCTGGATATCAATATGCCAGGCATGGACGGTTTCATCGGTGCGGAATGGCTTAAAAAGAATTATCCTGATGTAAAGATCATTGTGCTTTCTATGCACGGCGACCCCGAAAAAATTACGCGCATGTTAAAATTAGGTGTTAACGGCTACTTGTTAAAAGATGCTGAGCCTGACGAATTCGAGCATGCGTTAAAAAAGGTTGCAGAAAATGATTTTTTCTTTCCGCCTTTCGTGACCAAGTATTTAATGGGTAATTATATTAAAGCTGATGACGGCATTAAACTCAGCCAGCGCGAACTGGACTTTTTGAAACTTACCGGCACAGAACTAACCTATCGGGAAATTGCCGATAAGATGAATGTGAGCGTTCGTACTGTTGACGGATACCGCGACCAGCTGTTTGAAAAACTCGATGTAAAAAGCCGTGTTGGCTTGGCTATGTATGCCATAAAAAACCAATACGTGCAATTGTGA
- a CDS encoding biotin--[acetyl-CoA-carboxylase] ligase, with amino-acid sequence MQNNIFSGLFIGQNLVILKEVDSTNTFLKNMASNSKPVPEGTVIMAEHQFAGRGQQQNGWFTEAGKNLSFSILLKPTFLQADEQFALTQVVSLGVVKALQNVAGNDIKIKWPNDIYYGDKKLGGILIENSLQGTKINYSVVGIGLNINQETFPPHLPGAISLYKILHRDYDLKALLSDICSHIEGYYLQLKSGKLARINEQYLSNLYRINKEMMFRSAGEVFNGIITGVTARGLLKIDADNEPKEYNLKEIEFLINP; translated from the coding sequence GTGCAAAATAACATATTTTCAGGATTATTTATCGGACAAAATTTGGTCATCCTGAAAGAAGTTGACTCTACAAATACTTTCCTCAAGAATATGGCCTCAAATTCTAAGCCAGTACCAGAGGGGACGGTCATTATGGCAGAGCACCAGTTTGCCGGCCGCGGGCAGCAGCAAAACGGCTGGTTTACAGAGGCAGGCAAAAATCTTTCGTTCAGCATATTATTAAAGCCCACCTTCCTGCAGGCTGACGAGCAATTTGCGTTGACACAGGTAGTTAGTTTAGGAGTCGTAAAAGCCCTGCAAAACGTTGCAGGTAACGACATAAAGATCAAGTGGCCGAACGATATATATTATGGTGATAAAAAGCTGGGCGGCATTTTGATCGAAAATTCCCTCCAGGGAACAAAAATCAACTATAGTGTAGTTGGCATCGGTTTAAACATCAATCAGGAAACTTTTCCGCCGCATTTGCCAGGCGCAATTTCGCTATACAAAATCTTACATAGGGATTATGATTTGAAGGCTTTATTATCTGACATTTGCAGTCATATAGAAGGCTATTATTTACAGCTTAAATCCGGCAAGCTGGCGCGGATAAATGAGCAGTACCTGTCGAATCTTTACCGCATCAACAAAGAAATGATGTTCAGGTCTGCAGGAGAGGTTTTTAACGGCATAATAACCGGAGTTACGGCGCGTGGTTTGCTTAAGATAGACGCTGATAACGAGCCTAAAGAGTACAATTTAAAAGAGATAGAATTTTTAATAAATCCATAA
- the ftsH gene encoding ATP-dependent zinc metalloprotease FtsH — MKENKNEKPKVIRKITNSNGKKITPKPPRFNIVWLYAMLIVGLVVVSYFINSNTGKQISTQRFVSEMLKPHDVDKIVAYKDGELVAADVYIKKDSLRKPQYSDVRDQRSISGSTNSGPQYSITDASYESLKQTINNEEKNLPDSQKTPIQYTQQSNFFSSLLVQSILIMVAVVLLWMFIIRRMGGGAGGGPGSQIFSIGKSKATLFDKESQVTVTFNDVAGLEEAKYEVMEIVDFLKNPKKYTNLGGKIPKGALLVGSPGTGKTLLAKAVAGEAHVPFFSLSGSDFVEMFVGVGASRVRDLFRQAKDKAPCIIFIDEIDAIGRARGKNNIVGGNDERENTLNQLLVEMDGFGTDSGIIILAATNRPDVLDSALLRPGRFDRQISIDKPDLNGREQIFKVHLAPVKTADDVDAKKLSAQTPGFAGAEIANVCNEAALIAARRDKPAVDMADFQDAIDRVIGGLEKKNTLISPEEKRVVAYHEAGHAIAGWFLEHADPLVKVSIVPRGVAALGYAQYLPNERFLVAKEELFDDMVLSMGGRVAEDIVFGKITTGALSDLERITRLAYGMVRIYGMNDKVGNLSFYDPHGENQFSKPYSDHTAELIDSEVRTLVDQVYKKTHDLITEHRDGLEKVAQKLLEKEVIFQSDLEEMLGKRPFEGRTAYDKFVNGELPPAEPTADNNAIPESVLNPTNDNMAGDIA, encoded by the coding sequence ATGAAAGAAAATAAAAACGAAAAGCCAAAGGTTATTCGGAAAATTACAAATAGTAACGGTAAGAAGATCACACCAAAACCACCCAGATTTAACATCGTATGGCTTTATGCTATGCTGATAGTGGGTTTAGTAGTTGTTTCTTACTTCATCAATAGCAATACAGGTAAACAAATAAGCACCCAGCGTTTTGTGTCTGAGATGCTTAAGCCTCATGACGTTGACAAGATCGTAGCTTATAAGGATGGCGAGTTGGTTGCAGCAGACGTTTATATAAAAAAGGATAGTCTTCGCAAACCACAGTATAGTGATGTTCGCGATCAGCGCTCAATAAGCGGTTCTACCAACAGCGGCCCTCAATACAGTATTACAGATGCATCTTATGAGAGCCTGAAGCAGACGATCAACAACGAAGAAAAAAACCTGCCCGACTCTCAAAAAACACCGATCCAATATACCCAGCAAAGTAACTTCTTCTCGAGCTTATTGGTACAAAGCATTTTGATCATGGTAGCAGTTGTACTGCTGTGGATGTTCATTATCCGCCGTATGGGTGGTGGCGCAGGTGGCGGTCCCGGCAGCCAGATCTTCAGCATTGGAAAATCTAAAGCTACTTTGTTTGACAAAGAATCGCAGGTGACAGTTACATTCAACGATGTTGCCGGACTTGAAGAAGCCAAGTATGAGGTGATGGAGATCGTAGATTTCCTTAAAAACCCTAAAAAATATACCAACCTGGGTGGTAAAATTCCTAAAGGCGCTTTACTTGTTGGTTCGCCCGGTACAGGCAAAACCCTATTGGCTAAGGCTGTAGCAGGCGAGGCGCATGTGCCATTCTTCTCTTTATCAGGTTCAGACTTTGTGGAGATGTTTGTGGGTGTAGGCGCATCGCGTGTGCGCGACTTGTTCCGCCAGGCAAAAGACAAAGCGCCATGTATCATCTTTATTGACGAGATAGATGCCATTGGCCGTGCCCGGGGAAAGAACAATATTGTTGGTGGTAACGATGAGCGCGAAAATACTTTGAACCAGTTACTGGTAGAGATGGACGGCTTTGGTACCGATTCGGGCATTATTATCCTTGCAGCCACCAACCGCCCCGATGTATTAGACTCTGCTTTATTACGTCCCGGCCGTTTCGACAGGCAGATATCTATCGATAAACCGGACCTGAACGGCCGCGAGCAAATATTTAAGGTTCACCTGGCGCCGGTAAAAACTGCCGATGATGTAGACGCGAAGAAACTATCGGCACAAACACCCGGCTTCGCCGGCGCGGAGATCGCCAACGTTTGTAACGAGGCTGCCCTTATAGCCGCCCGCCGCGATAAACCGGCTGTTGATATGGCCGACTTTCAGGATGCTATTGACAGGGTAATTGGTGGTTTAGAGAAAAAGAACACGCTGATATCGCCCGAAGAGAAACGTGTGGTAGCTTACCACGAAGCAGGCCACGCTATCGCGGGCTGGTTCCTTGAACATGCAGATCCATTGGTAAAAGTATCTATCGTTCCGCGTGGTGTTGCAGCCTTGGGTTATGCGCAATACCTGCCTAACGAGCGCTTCCTTGTAGCTAAAGAAGAGTTGTTTGATGACATGGTACTATCAATGGGTGGCCGTGTTGCCGAAGACATAGTATTTGGTAAAATAACTACAGGCGCCTTAAGCGATCTGGAACGCATTACCCGCCTGGCTTATGGCATGGTAAGGATATATGGTATGAATGATAAGGTAGGTAACCTGTCATTCTACGATCCCCATGGCGAAAATCAATTCAGCAAACCATACTCTGACCATACCGCGGAATTAATAGACTCAGAGGTTCGTACGCTTGTGGATCAGGTTTATAAGAAAACGCATGACCTGATCACGGAGCACCGCGATGGGTTGGAAAAAGTTGCGCAGAAGCTGCTGGAAAAAGAAGTGATCTTCCAAAGCGATTTAGAAGAGATGCTGGGCAAACGCCCGTTTGAAGGCCGTACGGCTTACGATAAATTCGTAAACGGCGAATTGCCGCCGGCAGAACCCACCGCGGATAACAACGCTATTCCGGAAAGTGTATTAAATCCAACAAACGATAATATGGCCGGCGATATCGCCTAA
- a CDS encoding sensor histidine kinase, with amino-acid sequence MGANGLDIWVLLAVSIGILALFVLFIITILFIYQRKTFEHRRKLTGIEENRKQEILKTQIEVQDETLQYVSREIHDNIGQVLSFVKLSLGIAAKDPSTSEEKIKESRELLSNAISDLRDLSKSMSFDIIKASGLAETIKYETEKINKSGLLLAKFNLTGIPVPIEPKHELVLFRIFQESVNNVLKHANAKNLTVDLTYADDLRLTITDDGDGFYMGIIDQHKGSGLKNMQNRAGLIGANADIVSENGHGCKVTLNYTLQHEPA; translated from the coding sequence TTGGGTGCTAACGGGTTAGATATTTGGGTGTTGCTTGCAGTCTCGATCGGGATACTTGCCCTTTTCGTTTTATTCATAATAACCATACTGTTCATTTATCAGCGTAAGACGTTTGAACACCGCCGAAAGCTTACCGGTATTGAAGAAAACCGCAAACAGGAAATCCTTAAGACACAAATTGAGGTCCAGGACGAGACGCTTCAATATGTAAGCCGCGAGATACATGACAACATTGGCCAGGTGCTGTCTTTTGTAAAACTCTCTCTTGGTATCGCGGCAAAAGATCCTTCAACATCAGAAGAAAAAATTAAAGAAAGCCGCGAATTGCTGTCTAATGCTATAAGCGACCTGCGCGACCTGTCGAAAAGCATGAGTTTCGATATCATAAAAGCATCAGGCCTGGCTGAGACTATAAAATACGAAACAGAGAAAATTAATAAAAGCGGCCTGCTTTTAGCCAAATTTAATCTTACAGGTATACCGGTGCCAATAGAACCAAAACATGAATTGGTGCTATTCCGGATCTTTCAAGAGTCGGTGAACAATGTACTGAAACATGCCAATGCAAAAAATCTAACAGTGGACTTAACTTATGCGGACGACCTGCGCCTGACGATCACCGATGACGGCGATGGTTTCTATATGGGCATAATCGATCAGCATAAAGGATCAGGCTTAAAAAACATGCAGAACCGCGCCGGGCTAATTGGTGCAAATGCCGATATCGTTAGTGAGAACGGGCATGGCTGCAAGGTTACCTTAAATTATACACTACAACATGAACCCGCTTAA
- a CDS encoding GNAT family N-acetyltransferase — protein sequence MYTITQATESDVQAIRALAEQTWWPTYTGIISPEQIRYMLDVIYNEETIGQQISNYEQTFLLLKEKDQPVAFAAYSVYDEQSTAYKLHKLYCLPITQGKGYGKALIDTVADIALKQGASKLYLNVNRHNNAQRFYQKMGFVIEKEIDIPFGEFVLNDYVMAKSLI from the coding sequence ATGTATACCATCACACAAGCTACAGAGAGCGATGTGCAAGCTATTCGTGCGCTTGCAGAACAAACCTGGTGGCCAACCTATACCGGAATCATCTCTCCAGAACAGATCCGTTACATGCTTGATGTGATCTACAATGAGGAAACTATCGGGCAACAGATCAGCAATTATGAGCAAACGTTTTTGCTGCTTAAAGAAAAGGATCAGCCTGTAGCATTCGCGGCATACTCGGTTTATGACGAGCAAAGCACTGCTTACAAATTACATAAGTTATACTGCCTGCCTATTACCCAAGGCAAAGGCTATGGCAAGGCGCTGATCGATACAGTCGCAGACATCGCCTTAAAACAAGGCGCATCAAAATTATACCTCAATGTGAACAGGCATAACAATGCCCAGCGCTTTTACCAAAAAATGGGCTTTGTTATCGAAAAAGAAATTGACATACCATTCGGCGAATTTGTGCTGAATGATTATGTAATGGCGAAGAGCCTTATTTAG
- a CDS encoding protein-disulfide reductase DsbD N-terminal domain-containing protein: MKRLLLVIVTMFLFGAAHAQILTPVKWSYAAKKTSATEATIFIRATIDNGWHIYSQTVKEGGPIKTDIKFKPSKSFKLVGPVTEPKPMSKFENAFKMNVTYFEKEVVFTQKVKLTAGNTTIKGQLEYMTCNDRQCLPPEDVDFTVAIK, from the coding sequence ATGAAGAGATTACTTTTAGTAATAGTGACCATGTTTTTGTTTGGCGCGGCACATGCGCAAATATTAACCCCCGTTAAATGGAGCTATGCCGCAAAGAAGACCAGCGCCACAGAAGCAACCATATTTATCCGTGCTACTATAGACAATGGCTGGCACATTTACTCGCAAACGGTTAAAGAAGGCGGCCCTATCAAAACCGACATCAAATTTAAACCATCCAAAAGTTTTAAACTGGTTGGTCCGGTTACAGAACCTAAGCCGATGAGCAAGTTTGAAAATGCTTTTAAGATGAACGTTACTTATTTTGAAAAAGAAGTTGTTTTTACCCAAAAGGTAAAACTGACAGCAGGTAATACTACCATAAAAGGTCAGTTGGAGTATATGACCTGCAACGACAGGCAGTGCCTTCCACCGGAGGATGTCGACTTTACCGTTGCTATAAAATAA
- a CDS encoding LutC/YkgG family protein, whose amino-acid sequence MKDITTSKEKLLKKIRKALLNKTPEPYRNLEEQPLYFSEGEDEPEVMFAEQFTAAAGQFVFCEDEIAFIENLLSLAEARKWHKIYCWEPALQAILDQYGYPYYATDKDFDQIEVGFTLCECLVARNGSIMVSNGSAAGRRLSIYPPVHIVLAYTSQIVLDIKDGLDLVKKKYGYNLPSMLSLVTGPSRTADIEKTLVLGAHGPKEVFVFLLDG is encoded by the coding sequence ATGAAGGACATCACCACCAGTAAAGAAAAGTTGTTAAAAAAGATAAGGAAAGCGCTTTTAAACAAAACGCCGGAGCCTTATCGCAACCTGGAGGAGCAGCCGCTTTATTTTAGCGAAGGCGAGGATGAGCCCGAAGTAATGTTTGCAGAGCAATTTACTGCTGCCGCAGGTCAGTTCGTTTTTTGCGAAGATGAGATCGCGTTCATTGAAAACTTGCTGTCTTTGGCAGAAGCGCGTAAATGGCACAAGATCTATTGCTGGGAGCCTGCCCTGCAAGCCATACTGGATCAATATGGATACCCTTATTACGCTACCGACAAAGACTTTGACCAGATAGAAGTTGGTTTCACATTATGTGAGTGTTTGGTGGCGCGTAATGGCAGCATCATGGTTTCCAACGGAAGCGCGGCCGGCCGAAGGTTGAGTATTTATCCGCCGGTACACATTGTCTTGGCTTATACTTCTCAAATTGTGCTGGACATTAAAGATGGGTTGGATCTGGTAAAGAAAAAGTATGGTTACAACTTGCCATCAATGTTGTCATTAGTTACCGGGCCAAGCCGCACCGCCGACATCGAGAAAACTTTGGTATTAGGCGCACATGGGCCTAAAGAGGTTTTTGTGTTTTTGCTGGACGGCTAA
- the rsfS gene encoding ribosome silencing factor: MVKNKAKNGAAYISELAIHGMQEKKGNEIVRLDLRNIFSSVSDYFVICHADSTTQVRAIANSVEDEVFKATGEEPRHKEGLENSEWILLDYIDVVVHIFKTDKREFYGVEELWGDAEIKYFQSA, from the coding sequence ATGGTAAAAAACAAAGCGAAAAACGGGGCGGCTTACATTTCTGAATTAGCCATACATGGTATGCAAGAAAAAAAAGGCAATGAAATTGTAAGGCTCGACCTTCGAAATATATTCAGTTCGGTGTCAGATTATTTTGTGATCTGTCATGCCGACTCAACCACCCAGGTTAGGGCAATTGCAAACAGTGTAGAAGATGAAGTTTTTAAGGCTACCGGCGAAGAGCCGCGTCATAAAGAGGGCCTCGAAAACAGTGAGTGGATACTGCTTGATTATATAGACGTAGTAGTCCACATCTTTAAAACAGACAAACGTGAGTTTTACGGCGTTGAAGAATTGTGGGGCGACGCCGAGATAAAATATTTCCAAAGCGCTTAA